From the Mastacembelus armatus chromosome 14, fMasArm1.2, whole genome shotgun sequence genome, one window contains:
- the LOC113142880 gene encoding protein sprouty homolog 3 → MDPAHSFRMELDGLDLQQVPVLSLDQIRAIRANNDYVERPVALDPASQSGVFYAHDDRYPHGVYSHHPQSSFHPAIPRSQSQQQHAHLSHLSRSSTLSSSLSRTSATSDQRLLAGLTPSHSGLSSVVRSQPKGELKPDSSFSKGLTEDEAELGLHLFICERCGRCKCQECCAPRRLPSCWACGQRCLCSAESAVEYGTCLCCVKGLFYHCSAQDDEDNCADRPCSCTPAHACARWSTMGLLALCLPCLCCYPLARLCLALCQCTHDRATRPGCRCSNTNTVCRKISASNPNPGHPSLRSKALEKPL, encoded by the coding sequence ATGGACCCTGCTCATTCCTTCAGGATGGAGCTGGACGGACTGGACCTCCAACAGGTCCCTGTCCTGTCACTTGACCAAATACGTGCCATCCGGGCCAACAATGACTATGTGGAGAGGCCCGTGGCACTGGATCCAGCATCTCAGTCTGGAGTTTTTTATGCCCATGATGATCGTTACCCTCATGGTGTATACAGCCATCATCCCCAGTCGTCTTTCCACCCTGCCATTCCCCGCAGCCAAAGTCAGCAGCAGCATGCTCACCTGTCCCACCTGAGCCGTTCCAGTACCCTAAGCTCTTCCTTGTCTCGAACCAGTGCCACATCAGACCAGCGATTGCTGGCTGGCTTGACACCATCTCACTCTGGCCTAAGTTCAGTGGTCCGTTCTCAGCCTAAAGGAGAACTGAAGCCAGATTCGTCCTTCAGCAAAGGCCTGACAGAGGACGAGGCTGAGCTGGGCCTTCATTTATTCATCTGCGAGCGGTGTGGTCGCTGTAAGTGCCAAGAGTGCTGTGCTCCCCGCCGCCTGCCTTCCTGCTGGGCCTGTGGACAGAGGTGTCTGTGCTCTGCTGAGAGTGCTGTGGAGTATGGCACCTGCTTGTGCTGTGTTAAAGGCTTATTCTATCACTGCTCCGCCCAGGATGACGAGGATAACTGCGCAGACCGGCCATGCTCCTGCACCCCAGCCCATGCCTGTGCCCGCTGGAGCACAATGGGGCTGCTGGCACTGTGCCTGCCCTGCCTCTGCTGCTACCCTCTTGCCAGGCTGTGCCTTGCTTTGTGCCAGTGTACCCACGATAGGGCCACGCGCCCCGGCTGCAGGTGCAGCAACACCAATACTGTGTGCCGCAAGATTTCCGCCTCCAACCCAAACCCTGGTCATCCTTCGCTCCGCAGCAAAGCTCTGGAGAAGCCATTATGA